The following DNA comes from Tepidanaerobacter syntrophicus.
AGATAACTATGGAACATCGGAAGAAAAAGCATTTATTGCGTATTTTAAGCAGTATGTCGATAAACTAAAAGCTAAGTATGATAAAGTTTATCTAATACGAAATGAACGTCAATTAGCAATATATTCTTTTGATGGTGGTGAACGCTTCGAACCAGATTATCTATTATTTTTACATTCGCCTAAAGTTAATGGGTATGAGCAACTACAGATATTTATTGAGCCGAAAGGTACCCACCTTGTCAAAAATGATAGTTGGAAAGAAGATTTTTTATTGCAACTTGAGTCAAATGCGATTCCTATAGTTAAATTTGCAGACGACAATAATTACAGGATTTGGGGATTCCATTTCTTTAACAGGGATTTAAGACGTAAAGAGTTTGATGAAGATATGAACCGACTTTTATAATATATCGCATTGATATAAGTTATTGATAAGTTTTTATTTGATTTACATCCATCCTGTATCCTCAACCCCCTATAAAAAAGGGGGTTATCTAATCTGGTAACTCAACTATTAATTTTCAGGGTGGTTGATATGTTCCCGCAAACAATAAAAATAAGGGTTTCCTGACATTGCCACATCCAGCAGATCGGCCTCGAGAAAAACTAAATGTCTGGAAACCCTTTATTTACAAGCTTTTCAGTTTTTTATTTCTCAACCTTTGACATCAATGTGACGCACTCAACGTGACTTGTCTGGGGAAACATATCTATAGGCTGAACTTTTTGTGTGATGTATCCATTATCTTCTAAGTAGCGAAGGTCTCTTGCCAAAGTTGCAGGGTTGCACGAAACGTATACTATTCTTTTTGGAGAAATTTCTACTATGGCTTCCAGTGCTTTTTGCTCACAGCCGCTGCGGGGCGGATCTGTGACTATAACATCCGGCCTTATACCTGCTTTGGCCATTTCAGGTAAAATCTTTTCTGCTGCTCCCTTTATAAACTCAGTATTTTTAATATGGTTTATTGCAGCATTTACTTTAGCGTCTTCTACAGCTTGGGAAACTATTTCGATTCCATAAGCTTTTTTCGCTCTTTTGGCAAGAAGTAATGTAATGGTTCCTGTGCCGCAGTAAACATCGATGACCGTTTCATCTTTACCAATATTTGCGTATTCCATCACTTTGCTGTAAAGAACTTCGGCCTGTATCGAATTTACCTGAAAGAACGAAACCGGCGATATTTGAAATTTTGTATCACATAAATACTCAAAAATATTAGGCTCGCCGTATAACAAAATGTTCTCTTTTCCCATTATAATATTTGTTTTTTGAGTGTTTACATTGAAAATCAAGCTTTTAAAACCAGGTATTCTGCCTTTTAACATTTCTATTAATTTATCTGCAAAAGGAATCTTTCTGCCATTTACGGTAAGAATTACCATCACTTCTTTACTGTTAAAACCTACCCTAGCCCCTACATGTCTCAGCAGTCCCTCATGCTTTGTTTCATCATAAACTGATATGTTATACTCTTTTATCCATTCCTTTGCAGCTAGCATAATATTATTTGCAATAGGGTGCTGAATCATGCAATTATCTAGATCTACTATATCATGGCTTCTTTTTTTGTAAAAACCGATTATGGGCTTGCCATTTTGAAGTCCCACCGGGTACTGGGATTTGTTTCTGTAATACCAGGGCTGTTCCATTCCTATAGTGTCCAAAACTTCCGCGTTAATATGGCCGATTCGCCTAAGGCTGTCACTGACCTTCAATGTTTTAAATCGAAGCTGTCCCTCATATGTCAAATGCTGAAGGTCGCACCCGCCGCATTGGCTTATATATTTGCAGGGCGGGCTGCAGCGTTCCTTGGAAGGCTCCAATATTTGAATCGCTTCGGCAATT
Coding sequences within:
- the rlmD gene encoding 23S rRNA (uracil(1939)-C(5))-methyltransferase RlmD, encoding MKEKNRPVLEIGSHLELEIEKMAHEGQGIGKVGEFTVFVEGAITGEKCIAKINKVKKDYAIAEAIQILEPSKERCSPPCKYISQCGGCDLQHLTYEGQLRFKTLKVSDSLRRIGHINAEVLDTIGMEQPWYYRNKSQYPVGLQNGKPIIGFYKKRSHDIVDLDNCMIQHPIANNIMLAAKEWIKEYNISVYDETKHEGLLRHVGARVGFNSKEVMVILTVNGRKIPFADKLIEMLKGRIPGFKSLIFNVNTQKTNIIMGKENILLYGEPNIFEYLCDTKFQISPVSFFQVNSIQAEVLYSKVMEYANIGKDETVIDVYCGTGTITLLLAKRAKKAYGIEIVSQAVEDAKVNAAINHIKNTEFIKGAAEKILPEMAKAGIRPDVIVTDPPRSGCEQKALEAIVEISPKRIVYVSCNPATLARDLRYLEDNGYITQKVQPIDMFPQTSHVECVTLMSKVEK